CAGGGCGACGGCGGCCGCGACCGGCGCCCGGTCGTCCGGGTCGCTCTGGTGAAGCACTGCCCGCAGGTAGACGTTGGCGTCGCCGAGTCGTTCGCCCAGGCGCCGCACCTCCACCAGGTCGGTCAGGTTGAGCTGTTGGAACTCCGCCACCGCGTCGCGGTCCGCCCTACGAGCGTGTGCCACGGCCGAGGCAGACAGGTCGACGCCCACCGCGCGCGGGAAGTGCCCGGCCAGGTAGCGGGTCTGGGTGCCGTTGCCGCAGCCCAGGTCGACGATCGGCAACGTGCGATCGACGTGGGCCGCGAACAGCGCGCAGTGCGGGCCCGCCGTCAGCAACGGCTCGGCGTCCCAGAACGGCTCGCCCGGCTCGCCCGTGTTCTCGGCCCAGAAGCCCTCCCAGGCGCGTGCGTAGCGCTCCGAAACACTCATCAGCAGGTCTCTCCCGTGTCCAGTGGCAGCGAACACCAGCCTCCATACCGGCGCCTGCACCGGCGGAAACCACCCAGCCGGATCCTTCACACCACGTTCGACCCCGCGCCGGTAAACCACCGGATCGGTGAGCCCCGACGGGCTCGCCTTGACGATCAATCCCCCCGGACAGCCTGCTGCGACCGGCCTCCTGCCGCGACGGACGGCAGCCGGCAGTCCGGACCGGCCCCGGGTGGCCGAGCAGATCGCCGCCCGGGGCGGACCTCGGCCAGCGGCTCCACCAGGTCCTGCGTCACCGGGCCGGGTCGCCGCTCTGCACCCCGGCGGCGGCAGCGGTGCGCCGCTGCCCGTCGGCACTCCGGCAGGACATACCCGTCGATCAGGCCGACGGAGCCGCACCAATGGCTGCGCGCGAGGGGGCGATCGGCTCACTGCGGGTTCAAGCCGTGAACGCTTCGAGTGACATGGGCGGGTGCGGCGCGGTGAGGGTCCTCACAGGCCGAAGGGCACTACGACGGTTAGTAGGAGTCGTCGGCGCCCGCTGCGCGCGCCGACCCACCGCCTCCCCCGATGGACATCGGGCCAGGTCACGGCCCTCCACCCCGACCCAGGGCAACGCTCTCGACGCTCGGAACGCACGGCGGGGCGACGACTGCTCCACGACGGCGGGTCGTAGCAGGGGGGTCTTGGCCGGGGCGTCGCGTCGCGTTAACAATTGCGGAGTCGATGGCCGCGCCGGCCCTGTCCGCCAGGCGCAGGCTCACCGCCGCATCCCGCCCGAGACCCTTCGAGCCCCTGTCCGGCTCACGGTCACCAACGGACGGGACGCGGCCCAACCCG
The sequence above is drawn from the Kitasatospora sp. NBC_00315 genome and encodes:
- a CDS encoding class I SAM-dependent methyltransferase, which gives rise to MSVSERYARAWEGFWAENTGEPGEPFWDAEPLLTAGPHCALFAAHVDRTLPIVDLGCGNGTQTRYLAGHFPRAVGVDLSASAVAHARRADRDAVAEFQQLNLTDLVEVRRLGERLGDANVYLRAVLHQSDPDDRAPVAAAVALLLGRHGRGFVVEPTAAAKTVLQQVAERPGGPPEKLRQVRKHQLRPAEVAPGELAELLHGAGLEVLDQGETGLAMSECHPDGTPVALPAQWFVVAVAGDNRPGG